One region of Fervidicoccaceae archaeon genomic DNA includes:
- a CDS encoding ABC transporter ATP-binding protein — protein sequence MSEYMALGLKGIRKKYGKFELMIEDYVFADKSYNVVLGPSGSGKTTTLRIIAGLEYPDAGKVLLDEEDITYLPPYMRNIGLVFQNYALYPHLTAYENIAVPLRIKKLSKADIDKRIRQVAQILGIASELEKYPSQLSGGQQQRVAIARALVKEPRILLLDEPLSNLDARVRIEVRGFLKELQKELEMTVIHVTHDQEEAMALADRIMLLNYGKIVQSGSPFEIYRKPKNLFVFNFIGHSNLLPANLLGIDGADSVGFRPEDAQLSRTEGQLKGTIKRIQYLGSYKLVELELDGGLKVLVRVRADEEWKEGEKAYVAVHSSSLVLFKGESSIS from the coding sequence GTGTCTGAATATATGGCCCTTGGATTGAAAGGAATTAGGAAGAAGTATGGTAAGTTCGAGCTCATGATAGAGGACTACGTATTTGCCGACAAGAGCTACAATGTAGTGCTGGGACCAAGCGGTTCAGGAAAGACGACAACTCTTAGAATTATAGCTGGCCTTGAGTATCCTGATGCTGGTAAAGTTCTTCTCGATGAGGAGGATATAACATATCTTCCTCCATATATGAGAAACATAGGACTTGTCTTTCAGAACTATGCACTTTATCCCCATCTAACAGCGTATGAAAACATTGCTGTGCCTCTCAGAATAAAGAAGCTTAGTAAAGCAGATATAGATAAAAGAATAAGGCAAGTAGCTCAGATACTTGGAATAGCCAGCGAGCTCGAGAAATACCCATCACAGCTCTCCGGAGGACAGCAACAGAGAGTAGCCATAGCAAGAGCTCTCGTAAAGGAGCCACGGATATTGCTATTGGACGAGCCTCTGAGCAACCTTGATGCGAGAGTTAGAATTGAGGTTAGAGGCTTCCTAAAAGAACTTCAAAAGGAGCTCGAGATGACAGTAATACATGTCACACATGACCAGGAAGAGGCTATGGCGCTTGCCGATAGAATAATGCTGCTTAACTATGGGAAAATTGTTCAGAGCGGATCTCCCTTTGAGATATACAGGAAGCCCAAGAACTTGTTTGTCTTCAATTTTATCGGTCATAGCAACCTTCTTCCAGCAAATCTGTTAGGCATAGACGGTGCAGACTCTGTTGGCTTTAGACCTGAGGATGCTCAGCTAAGCAGAACAGAAGGACAGCTGAAAGGAACAATCAAGAGGATTCAGTACCTTGGCTCCTACAAGCTAGTGGAGCTCGAACTCGATGGTGGATTGAAAGTTCTCGTCAGGGTAAGAGCTGATGAGGAGTGGAAAGAGGGTGAAAAAGCATACGTAGCAGTGCATTCTTCGTCTCTTGTTCTATTTAAAGGAGAAAGCTCTATCTCATAA
- a CDS encoding ABC transporter permease subunit, whose translation MRRINKYIFLLSIPAIAYLLIFTIYPIVSNFILSLYTQDVLGNLHYSGLDNYLWFQKDPYLTRITFNTILYMISTPVLDVLLAIPLAVALKRVGNKWLFLIMLPAFIPPVTAASMWYLMINPFFGLAYYFTKENLASSIWTVVLVNVWRSLPMATLIIYSGLASIPKEIEAAASVDGVSGAKKLFMIDLPLIVPQIIAAFVLMTITGLFTFDPIYIGTSQAGPRILDNLAYYAFDQFYSGVPGYAAAIIVLMSILSTALAVLYIKALGSRKFVKFPAPSFLPSFDLPLWVHKIVMALYLIFFLVPMYWVIVVSLKTPIELISIPPTIFPKTLSMSNFRLMFTEGLPYIITTLAVSSINTIITLGFSAPLAYSMALHKAGGRNLLIYILYLNATPTLIYIIPLFSILKYLGIINTWWALILTYPIMTIPVTTWILYNYYLKFPKQLEEAAQVDGLNPLRTFARMVLPLSRSGLSVAAIYAFLYSWGALIFPLAFTYSPLDLSHPLSLSGAQTFSIFIGLLMSPVSMSYGGVAAAGVISSIPPLFLLYFGRNNLQKIWGSGGV comes from the coding sequence ATGAGAAGGATAAACAAATACATTTTTTTACTCTCTATACCTGCCATAGCCTATCTTCTTATATTTACAATCTATCCCATAGTTAGCAATTTCATTTTAAGCTTATATACTCAGGACGTTCTTGGGAACCTTCACTACTCTGGACTTGATAATTATTTGTGGTTCCAGAAAGATCCATATCTTACTAGAATAACGTTCAACACCATATTGTACATGATAAGCACTCCTGTTCTGGACGTTCTTCTAGCTATTCCACTTGCTGTCGCTCTTAAAAGAGTAGGGAACAAATGGCTCTTCCTCATAATGCTGCCTGCCTTCATACCCCCGGTAACTGCTGCGAGCATGTGGTATCTAATGATAAATCCTTTTTTTGGACTTGCATACTATTTTACAAAGGAGAACCTGGCTTCGTCCATCTGGACAGTTGTTCTAGTAAACGTCTGGAGAAGCCTCCCAATGGCAACTCTCATTATTTACTCAGGCCTCGCATCAATTCCAAAGGAAATAGAAGCAGCTGCTAGCGTTGATGGAGTAAGCGGAGCCAAAAAGCTATTTATGATTGACTTGCCCCTCATTGTGCCACAGATAATAGCAGCATTCGTCTTGATGACAATAACAGGCCTCTTCACATTCGATCCCATTTATATAGGAACCTCTCAGGCAGGTCCCCGCATTCTTGATAACTTAGCTTACTATGCTTTCGATCAGTTCTACTCTGGCGTTCCAGGATATGCAGCTGCTATCATTGTATTAATGAGCATACTCTCAACTGCGCTGGCTGTGCTATACATAAAGGCACTTGGTTCGAGAAAATTTGTCAAGTTCCCCGCTCCATCTTTCCTTCCATCTTTTGACCTACCGCTTTGGGTTCACAAGATAGTAATGGCTCTCTACCTAATTTTCTTTCTAGTGCCAATGTATTGGGTAATTGTTGTCTCTCTGAAGACTCCCATTGAACTGATCAGCATTCCTCCAACGATTTTTCCAAAAACTCTATCAATGTCGAACTTCAGGCTGATGTTCACCGAAGGCCTTCCATATATTATAACGACCTTAGCAGTATCATCAATAAATACAATTATAACACTAGGATTTTCTGCTCCATTGGCATATTCTATGGCCCTGCACAAAGCAGGGGGAAGAAATCTGCTCATTTACATTCTTTATCTGAATGCCACTCCAACACTAATTTACATAATTCCTCTGTTCTCAATACTGAAGTATTTAGGAATCATAAACACATGGTGGGCTCTTATCCTAACATATCCTATAATGACAATTCCTGTAACCACATGGATTCTCTACAACTATTATCTCAAGTTTCCAAAGCAACTTGAGGAGGCTGCCCAGGTTGACGGTCTTAATCCCCTGAGGACTTTTGCTAGAATGGTCCTTCCATTGAGTAGAAGCGGATTGAGCGTTGCCGCTATCTATGCTTTTCTTTATTCATGGGGAGCCCTGATATTCCCCCTAGCATTTACCTACTCTCCTCTTGATCTTTCCCATCCCCTATCCTTATCTGGAGCCCAAACGTTCTCTATCTTCATTGGGCTTCTCATGAGTCCAGTATCAATGAGCTATGGCGGTGTTGCAGCAGCGGGAGTGATAAGCTCGATACCTCCGCTTTTCCTACTTTATTTTGGAAGGAACAATCTGCAGAAGATCTGGGGTTCAGGAGGTGTCTGA